In Arthrobacter sp. SLBN-83, one DNA window encodes the following:
- a CDS encoding DegV family protein, which translates to MPDSNAAAWPWVRARLSGFRPATRPATRRGGTAAVRTAVVTDSAAALPEDYSRGLPRDGILTVTPMPVMVGAEIYGEGEDDILETIAVALAAGTPVKTSRPSPGQFEQAYRAAELRGFEAVVSVHISGELSGTADSARLAAARAGIPVDVVDTRTVSMAQGMAVQAAVEAAAAGADRAAVAAAAASQAERTKVFFYVPSLEQLRRGGRIGAAASLLGTMLAIKPILAVHGGRIVPLEKVRSAGRAVARLEEIVVAQAAPRPGESVCLAVHHFGNPEEAESLAARLEAALPDCPPAQISSLPAVLAAHAGLGVLAVIVGRLEVDERPKNDGLAGHHK; encoded by the coding sequence TTGCCTGACAGTAATGCCGCCGCCTGGCCGTGGGTGCGTGCCCGGCTGTCTGGGTTCCGTCCCGCCACCCGGCCCGCAACAAGGCGCGGCGGTACAGCCGCGGTGCGCACCGCCGTCGTGACCGACTCAGCTGCCGCCCTCCCGGAGGACTATTCACGCGGGCTTCCGCGCGATGGAATCCTGACAGTGACGCCCATGCCCGTCATGGTGGGGGCGGAAATCTACGGCGAGGGTGAAGACGACATCCTGGAGACCATCGCCGTGGCATTGGCTGCGGGGACACCGGTCAAGACATCCCGGCCATCACCGGGCCAATTTGAGCAGGCCTACCGCGCTGCCGAGCTTCGTGGCTTCGAGGCGGTCGTGTCAGTCCATATCTCGGGAGAACTTTCGGGCACGGCGGACTCCGCCCGGCTCGCTGCAGCCAGGGCGGGAATCCCCGTGGATGTTGTCGATACGCGGACCGTCAGCATGGCGCAGGGGATGGCGGTCCAAGCAGCAGTGGAAGCCGCGGCCGCTGGTGCAGACCGGGCGGCGGTGGCCGCTGCGGCGGCATCCCAGGCCGAACGCACCAAGGTCTTTTTCTATGTACCCAGCCTGGAACAATTGCGGCGCGGCGGGCGGATCGGAGCCGCGGCGTCGCTGCTGGGAACCATGCTTGCCATCAAACCCATCCTGGCCGTCCACGGCGGCAGGATCGTTCCGCTCGAAAAGGTCCGTTCTGCGGGGAGGGCCGTGGCCCGCCTTGAGGAAATCGTAGTGGCCCAGGCGGCACCCCGTCCGGGTGAGTCCGTGTGCCTTGCCGTCCATCATTTCGGCAACCCGGAGGAGGCTGAGAGCCTGGCAGCCAGACTGGAAGCGGCTCTTCCGGATTGTCCCCCCGCGCAGATCAGCTCCCTGCCGGCGGTCCTGGCCGCCCACGCCGGGCTGGGTGTCCTCGCGGTCATCGTGGGCAGGCTGGAAGTCGACGAGCGGCCGAAAAATGACGGGCTCGCGGGCCACCATAAGTGA
- a CDS encoding DUF4193 domain-containing protein — translation MATDYDELRTDVKESQENSLEALKSAKAPDAQSVVQELDEADTLDGLTPGGEFIAEELVVQVIPQADDEFTCWSCFLVRHRSQMAREKDGHAYCVECEG, via the coding sequence GTGGCAACTGATTACGACGAACTCCGCACCGACGTCAAGGAATCCCAGGAAAACTCGCTGGAGGCATTGAAGTCCGCCAAAGCCCCGGACGCGCAGTCCGTGGTCCAGGAGCTCGACGAGGCCGACACCCTGGACGGGCTGACCCCTGGCGGAGAGTTCATCGCCGAAGAGCTCGTCGTCCAGGTCATTCCGCAGGCAGACGACGAGTTCACCTGCTGGTCCTGCTTCCTGGTCCGCCACCGCTCCCAGATGGCGCGGGAAAAGGACGGTCATGCCTACTGCGTGGAATGTGAGGGCTGA
- a CDS encoding DUF805 domain-containing protein codes for MTMQQPPDASRNAVPGLEFPYYGAPPVEAVKRVFQKYAVFTGRASRSEYWWWFLASGLASAVLNSVSPTIVNGQVTGSSALGGIWFLATVVPSLAVAVRRLHDANLSGWLLLLTLLPVIGWIVLIVLLAQRENPSGQRFDRYSQAGYWQAPGGPGYSSPPAPPGSDGLTPL; via the coding sequence ATGACCATGCAGCAGCCTCCAGACGCTTCGCGGAACGCGGTCCCGGGGCTGGAGTTCCCTTACTACGGGGCTCCTCCAGTCGAGGCAGTCAAGCGCGTATTCCAGAAGTACGCCGTCTTTACCGGGCGAGCCAGCCGCAGCGAGTATTGGTGGTGGTTTCTCGCGTCCGGACTGGCGTCCGCCGTGTTGAACTCGGTTAGCCCGACAATCGTCAATGGGCAGGTGACGGGGTCCAGCGCGCTCGGGGGCATCTGGTTTCTCGCCACTGTGGTCCCTTCGCTCGCTGTGGCGGTCCGGCGCCTCCATGATGCCAACCTCAGCGGCTGGTTGCTGCTCCTCACCCTTCTACCGGTGATCGGATGGATCGTGCTGATCGTGCTGCTCGCGCAGCGTGAGAACCCTTCGGGCCAACGGTTCGACAGGTACTCGCAAGCCGGGTACTGGCAGGCTCCAGGAGGACCCGGATACAGTTCCCCGCCTGCGCCTCCGGGTTCTGACGGGCTTACCCCCTTGTAG
- a CDS encoding ComEA family DNA-binding protein, with protein MSRRDAGTAGQQARHARARLQATLGEARPGLLEHGQGQGGFEYRGPGDVDGAESDSGRAPSLRWRVGLRVAVLLAALAAAAGAWFWFQAGGAVPEVLPLGGVSSGGHAGEPRDDASAGPAPDPASGQGELKAAGWVVVHVAGAVAKPGVIRLQQGSRVDDAIAAAGGALADGDANRLNLALVAEDGQKIYVPQHGEPLPAGTDAAASGGTGADGSGAGFSGTNGTGQQGAPAGKVNLNTAGAAELDTLPKVGPVLAQRIVDWRKEHGPFKSVEELDAVDGVGPKMLEALLPLVTVQG; from the coding sequence ATGTCACGCCGCGATGCTGGAACAGCAGGTCAGCAGGCGCGGCACGCACGGGCCAGGCTTCAGGCGACCCTTGGCGAGGCGCGTCCCGGACTATTGGAGCATGGCCAGGGGCAGGGCGGTTTTGAGTACCGGGGTCCCGGCGACGTGGATGGAGCTGAAAGTGATTCCGGCCGTGCACCTTCACTACGATGGCGGGTCGGCCTGCGCGTCGCCGTGCTGTTGGCGGCTTTGGCCGCCGCCGCCGGGGCGTGGTTCTGGTTCCAGGCAGGAGGGGCAGTCCCTGAGGTTCTGCCGCTGGGCGGGGTCAGTTCCGGGGGACACGCAGGTGAACCCAGGGATGACGCCAGCGCGGGTCCGGCACCTGACCCTGCTTCGGGCCAGGGGGAGCTCAAGGCTGCGGGATGGGTGGTGGTTCATGTCGCCGGAGCTGTTGCCAAACCTGGTGTCATCCGGCTGCAGCAGGGCAGCCGGGTAGATGATGCCATTGCTGCAGCGGGCGGTGCATTGGCGGACGGCGATGCAAACCGGCTTAACCTCGCGCTGGTGGCGGAGGACGGCCAGAAGATCTACGTCCCACAGCATGGGGAACCCCTTCCCGCTGGGACGGACGCTGCGGCTTCGGGAGGCACAGGAGCTGATGGTTCCGGCGCCGGCTTCTCCGGGACAAACGGCACCGGGCAGCAGGGGGCCCCGGCCGGGAAGGTCAACCTGAACACCGCCGGCGCCGCTGAGCTGGACACGCTGCCAAAGGTAGGCCCGGTGCTGGCACAGCGGATCGTGGACTGGCGGAAGGAACACGGTCCTTTCAAGAGCGTCGAAGAGCTGGACGCCGTGGACGGCGTTGGCCCCAAGATGCTTGAGGCCTTGCTTCCCCTGGTGACGGTCCAGGGGTAG
- a CDS encoding ComEC/Rec2 family competence protein, with product MDAIPADRDAAPTSGLDRLRTRIADTRKSREEAASNPPGLQKRTDLRLALPAALVWAASLAGLWLPPTELAVLCCALVALGGAFLARAATDGRKRSAHSRTGPAAGPMFRASRGRSFRAAVGVSLLLAAAGAAHSATASSQRSTGPLAEAVAAGKSAVAVVEVAGNPRAIGGRGGSGERWSVPVLTREVTTGGVLLRVRARLVVMGGEGWGNVVPGQTLRATGKLRPPEPGGQEAGNLNASTGPRNASGSPLLDNASLLEAGARELRGRFVAASAFLPPDARGLLPGMVTGDTSALDEGLGNAMKAVGMTHLTAVSGANCSLVLGALLVMCRRFRLPRAPAAGAALAGLALFVVLVGPDPSVLRAALMGAIGVASLAGGRSGRGLSFLCLAVIGLLLSDPELGSSFGFLLSVLATLGIILLGRRIVGWIPAAVPRWLAAAVAVPLSAQLLCGPVIVLLQPQFATYSLLANVVASPLVAPVTLLGTIAVPMVVLLPWLATGLIAVAGMFSAGVGGVARCAAQLPGSALPWPEGVPGLLSMVLLSAVTLAAVWAVARPVQVVRRVRQSHAATVVLIRLVELRLQQFRSSRGLERGRRHGRLGYCNNTSGRDLRWPLRKSEQPAPRHRIRPPGGT from the coding sequence GTGGATGCAATACCGGCAGACCGGGACGCCGCGCCGACATCCGGCCTGGACCGCCTGCGCACACGGATTGCCGACACCCGCAAGTCCCGGGAAGAAGCGGCGTCAAATCCTCCCGGGCTGCAGAAGCGAACTGACCTCCGGCTTGCCCTGCCGGCAGCACTGGTGTGGGCCGCATCGTTGGCGGGGCTTTGGCTGCCGCCCACCGAGTTGGCCGTCCTCTGCTGCGCGTTGGTGGCGCTCGGCGGTGCATTCCTGGCCCGTGCAGCCACGGATGGACGGAAACGCAGCGCCCACAGCCGCACCGGGCCAGCCGCAGGTCCCATGTTCCGGGCATCCCGGGGCCGCAGCTTTCGGGCGGCAGTGGGAGTCTCTTTGCTACTGGCGGCTGCCGGCGCAGCCCACTCGGCAACAGCCTCCAGCCAACGGTCCACTGGTCCACTCGCAGAGGCGGTTGCGGCAGGGAAGTCGGCCGTCGCCGTGGTGGAGGTGGCAGGAAATCCACGCGCCATCGGCGGCCGGGGAGGATCGGGGGAACGCTGGTCAGTGCCGGTGTTGACCCGGGAAGTGACAACGGGCGGGGTTCTGCTGCGGGTACGGGCCCGGTTGGTGGTCATGGGCGGAGAGGGCTGGGGGAATGTTGTTCCTGGGCAGACCCTGCGGGCAACCGGCAAGCTGCGGCCTCCAGAGCCCGGCGGACAGGAAGCGGGGAACCTCAACGCCTCAACGGGTCCCCGTAACGCTTCAGGCAGCCCGCTGCTGGACAACGCTTCTTTGCTGGAGGCGGGAGCGAGGGAGCTTCGCGGCCGTTTCGTTGCCGCCTCCGCTTTCCTGCCACCGGACGCCCGCGGACTGCTTCCGGGGATGGTCACCGGTGACACCAGCGCATTGGACGAGGGCTTGGGCAATGCGATGAAAGCCGTGGGCATGACCCACCTAACAGCGGTCAGCGGCGCAAACTGCAGCCTTGTCCTGGGCGCGCTGCTGGTGATGTGCCGTCGGTTCCGGCTGCCCCGCGCTCCTGCTGCAGGAGCGGCCCTCGCCGGCCTGGCCCTGTTCGTTGTCCTGGTGGGACCTGACCCCAGCGTCCTGCGCGCAGCGCTGATGGGGGCCATTGGTGTCGCGTCCCTGGCAGGTGGCCGCTCGGGCCGCGGCCTGAGCTTCCTGTGCCTCGCTGTTATTGGACTCCTGCTGTCCGACCCGGAGCTGGGCTCGAGTTTCGGATTCCTGCTGTCCGTCCTGGCCACGCTGGGCATCATCCTCCTGGGACGGCGGATCGTCGGCTGGATACCGGCGGCAGTGCCACGGTGGTTGGCCGCGGCGGTTGCGGTCCCGTTGTCGGCGCAGTTGCTGTGCGGACCCGTGATCGTCCTCCTGCAGCCCCAGTTTGCAACTTATTCGCTGCTGGCCAACGTGGTGGCCTCGCCCTTGGTTGCTCCCGTGACCTTGCTGGGCACCATTGCAGTACCCATGGTGGTTCTGCTGCCGTGGCTGGCCACGGGGCTGATAGCAGTGGCAGGCATGTTCAGCGCCGGAGTAGGTGGCGTCGCCCGGTGCGCAGCCCAATTGCCGGGTTCCGCCCTTCCCTGGCCGGAGGGGGTACCCGGGCTGCTCTCCATGGTGTTGCTCTCGGCGGTGACACTCGCCGCCGTGTGGGCGGTGGCCCGGCCCGTCCAGGTTGTCCGCAGGGTACGGCAATCCCATGCTGCCACTGTGGTGCTGATCAGGCTGGTGGAACTGCGTCTGCAACAGTTTCGCAGCTCGCGTGGCTTGGAGCGCGGGCGCAGACATGGCAGGCTGGGATACTGCAATAACACCTCCGGAAGGGACCTTCGATGGCCGCTGCGCAAAAGCGAGCAACCCGCTCCCCGGCATCGAATACGGCCTCCTGGCGGGACGTAG
- the holA gene encoding DNA polymerase III subunit delta yields the protein MAAAQKRATRSPASNTASWRDVAPARIVLVSGPEEYLGIRAMDRIRSQVRAAAPDVELSRMNAAGYEPGALTMQVSPSLFGESKLIEVEAVEGMNDAFLADALAYLQHPEEDAVVVLRHAGGARGKKLLDAIRKDGWPVVDCQPLKKDADKVQFVAAEFKAAGRRINQDAVQALVNAVGADLSELAAACAQLIADAGTTVTTDTVDQYYGGRVEATAFKVADAAMAGNAPVALSTLRHALATGADPVPLVAALASKLRTVARVAGASGSSAQIAAELGMQPWLVEQAQRDVRRWTPEGLVRSIQATAEADAQVKGLSRDPVYAVEHAVTVIAMSVQGR from the coding sequence ATGGCCGCTGCGCAAAAGCGAGCAACCCGCTCCCCGGCATCGAATACGGCCTCCTGGCGGGACGTAGCTCCGGCCCGAATCGTCCTGGTAAGCGGGCCGGAAGAGTACCTGGGCATCAGGGCCATGGACAGGATCCGTTCGCAGGTCAGGGCGGCTGCACCGGACGTTGAATTGAGCCGCATGAACGCTGCCGGCTACGAGCCCGGTGCCCTTACCATGCAGGTGAGTCCCTCCCTGTTCGGCGAAAGCAAGCTCATCGAGGTGGAAGCCGTGGAGGGCATGAATGACGCCTTCCTCGCGGATGCCCTCGCTTACCTCCAGCACCCGGAGGAGGACGCCGTCGTGGTGCTCCGCCATGCCGGGGGAGCACGGGGCAAGAAGCTCCTCGACGCCATCCGGAAGGACGGCTGGCCCGTGGTTGACTGCCAGCCGCTGAAGAAGGATGCCGACAAGGTCCAATTCGTGGCAGCAGAGTTCAAGGCGGCCGGCCGGCGCATCAACCAGGATGCCGTCCAGGCGCTGGTGAACGCCGTGGGTGCAGACCTGTCCGAACTTGCCGCCGCGTGCGCCCAGCTGATCGCGGATGCGGGCACCACCGTCACCACGGACACCGTGGACCAATACTATGGCGGCCGGGTCGAAGCTACCGCTTTCAAGGTGGCCGACGCAGCCATGGCAGGAAACGCGCCGGTGGCCCTGTCCACCCTGCGCCATGCCCTCGCCACCGGTGCAGACCCGGTGCCCCTGGTGGCAGCCCTCGCATCCAAGCTGAGGACGGTGGCCCGGGTAGCGGGTGCCTCTGGGTCGTCAGCGCAGATCGCCGCGGAACTGGGCATGCAGCCCTGGCTGGTCGAGCAGGCACAACGGGATGTCCGGCGCTGGACGCCGGAGGGCCTGGTGCGCTCCATCCAGGCAACGGCGGAGGCTGACGCCCAGGTCAAGGGCCTGTCCCGGGATCCGGTCTACGCGGTGGAGCACGCCGTGACGGTGATTGCCATGTCTGTCCAGGGCAGATAG
- the rpsT gene encoding 30S ribosomal protein S20, which produces MANIKSQKKRILTNEKARLRNNAVKSELKTAIRAVNTAVESADKEAATTALVSASRKLDKAVSKGVLHKNNAANRKSAISKKVNAL; this is translated from the coding sequence GTGGCGAATATCAAGTCCCAGAAGAAGCGCATCCTGACCAACGAAAAGGCCCGTCTGCGCAACAACGCAGTCAAGTCCGAGCTGAAGACGGCCATCCGCGCCGTCAACACCGCTGTTGAGTCCGCTGACAAGGAAGCTGCTACTACTGCGCTCGTTTCTGCCAGCCGTAAGCTGGACAAGGCTGTCAGCAAGGGTGTTCTGCACAAGAACAACGCAGCGAACCGCAAGTCGGCGATCTCCAAGAAGGTCAACGCACTCTAA
- a CDS encoding type II toxin-antitoxin system PemK/MazF family toxin codes for MVWAWVPYEEDHSKGKDRPVLLVGHNGPYLLGLMLTSRDRVPAGSTSSEYVDLGAGGWDKQGRASEVRLDRILQIQPDAIRREGAVLDRARFDKVAAGLRRRHGWT; via the coding sequence GTGGTGTGGGCCTGGGTCCCCTATGAGGAGGACCACAGCAAGGGGAAGGACCGGCCGGTCCTCTTGGTGGGGCATAACGGCCCATACCTCTTGGGACTGATGCTGACAAGCAGGGACAGGGTGCCCGCCGGTTCCACTTCATCCGAGTACGTGGACCTTGGTGCCGGCGGTTGGGACAAGCAGGGCAGGGCGAGCGAGGTGCGGCTGGACCGCATCCTTCAGATCCAGCCGGACGCCATCCGGCGGGAAGGCGCGGTACTGGACAGGGCGCGCTTCGATAAAGTGGCGGCCGGCCTCCGGAGGCGACACGGATGGACGTGA
- the lepA gene encoding translation elongation factor 4: MSPMARTAPVPAATDPAIIRNFCIIAHIDHGKSTLADRMLQSTGVVQARDMKAQYLDRMDIERERGITIKSQAVRMPWEVDGVSYALNMIDTPGHVDFTYEVSRSLAACEGAILLVDAAQGIEAQTLANLYLAMENNLTIIPVLNKIDLPAAQPEKYAAELANLIGGDPEDVLRVSGKTGVGVEALLDKIVRDLPAPEGNPDGPARAMIFDSVYDTYRGVVTYVRVVDGMLHPRERIQMMSTRASHELLEIGVSSPEPTPSKGLGVGEVGYLITGVKDVRQSKVGDTVTNLAKPAAESLPGYADAKPMVFSGLYPLDGADYPVLRDALEKLMLNDAALVYEPETSAALGFGFRVGFLGLLHLEITRERLEREYNLDLISTAPNVEYEVTLEDKKVVRVTNPSEYPTGKIAEVREPMVSATILAPNEFVGAIMELCQSRRGVMNGMDYLSEDRVEIRYRLPLAEIVFDFFDILKSKTRGYGSLDWKADGEQVADLVKVDIMLQGEQVDAFSAITHRDKAYAYGVMMTGKLRELIPRQQFEVPIQAAIGSRIIARESIRAIRKDVLAKCYGGDISRKRKLLEKQKEGKKRMKMVGTVEVPQEAFIAALTTDESKDKAKKK, encoded by the coding sequence GTGTCTCCCATGGCCCGCACCGCACCGGTGCCCGCCGCGACAGATCCGGCAATCATTCGGAACTTTTGCATCATCGCGCATATTGACCACGGCAAGTCCACCCTGGCTGACCGGATGCTGCAGTCCACCGGGGTTGTCCAGGCGCGCGACATGAAGGCCCAGTACCTGGACCGCATGGACATCGAGCGTGAACGCGGCATCACCATCAAGTCCCAGGCTGTCCGCATGCCGTGGGAGGTGGACGGGGTGAGTTATGCACTGAACATGATCGACACCCCGGGCCACGTTGACTTCACCTACGAGGTGTCCAGGTCCCTGGCCGCATGCGAAGGCGCAATCCTGCTGGTGGACGCGGCCCAGGGCATCGAGGCCCAGACGCTCGCCAACCTCTACCTGGCCATGGAAAACAACCTCACCATCATTCCGGTGCTTAACAAGATCGACCTGCCGGCGGCGCAGCCGGAAAAGTACGCAGCCGAGCTGGCCAACCTGATCGGCGGCGATCCCGAGGACGTCCTGCGTGTATCCGGCAAAACCGGCGTCGGCGTGGAAGCACTGCTGGACAAGATTGTCAGGGACCTGCCCGCGCCGGAGGGTAACCCTGATGGTCCGGCCCGTGCCATGATCTTCGACTCGGTCTACGACACCTACCGCGGCGTGGTGACCTATGTGCGTGTGGTGGACGGCATGCTCCACCCGCGGGAACGCATTCAGATGATGTCAACCAGGGCCTCGCACGAGCTCCTGGAAATCGGCGTCAGCTCGCCGGAACCCACACCCTCCAAGGGGCTGGGCGTCGGTGAAGTGGGCTACCTGATTACCGGCGTGAAGGACGTGCGGCAGTCCAAGGTTGGCGATACGGTCACCAACCTGGCCAAGCCGGCCGCCGAGTCGCTGCCCGGCTACGCCGATGCCAAGCCCATGGTGTTCTCCGGCCTTTATCCACTGGACGGCGCCGACTACCCCGTACTCCGCGACGCCCTCGAAAAGCTCATGCTCAATGACGCCGCGCTGGTGTACGAACCGGAGACTTCCGCCGCACTGGGCTTCGGGTTCCGTGTCGGCTTCCTGGGCCTGCTGCACCTGGAGATCACCCGCGAACGCCTGGAGCGCGAATACAACCTGGACCTCATCTCCACCGCGCCGAACGTGGAATACGAGGTGACCCTGGAGGACAAGAAGGTGGTCCGCGTGACCAACCCCAGCGAGTACCCCACGGGCAAGATCGCCGAGGTACGCGAACCCATGGTCTCCGCCACCATCCTGGCCCCCAACGAGTTTGTGGGCGCCATTATGGAGCTGTGCCAGTCACGTCGCGGCGTCATGAACGGCATGGACTACCTTTCCGAGGACCGGGTGGAAATCCGCTACCGCCTGCCGTTGGCGGAAATCGTCTTCGACTTCTTCGACATCCTCAAGTCGAAGACCCGGGGCTACGGCTCCCTGGACTGGAAAGCCGACGGCGAGCAGGTTGCCGACCTGGTCAAGGTGGACATCATGCTCCAGGGCGAGCAGGTGGACGCCTTCAGTGCCATTACCCACCGGGACAAGGCGTACGCCTACGGCGTGATGATGACCGGCAAGCTCCGTGAACTCATCCCGCGGCAGCAGTTCGAGGTGCCCATCCAGGCGGCCATCGGTTCCCGGATCATCGCCCGTGAAAGCATCCGGGCCATCCGCAAGGACGTACTGGCGAAATGCTACGGCGGTGACATCTCGCGTAAGCGCAAGTTGCTGGAAAAGCAAAAAGAAGGCAAGAAGCGCATGAAGATGGTGGGCACGGTGGAAGTGCCGCAGGAGGCATTCATCGCCGCCCTCACCACGGACGAATCGAAGGACAAGGCAAAGAAGAAGTGA
- the hemW gene encoding radical SAM family heme chaperone HemW, which produces MPSVLPLGDPAPSDGLLPAQAADGAAGRAFGLYVHIPFCAVRCGYCDFNTYTATELGGGASQDAYAQTAVSEVALAARVLTGSGLPERKLSTVFFGGGTPTLLPADDLAAILRAAIDQWGIEDGAEVTTEANPDSVTPESLAILKEAGFTRVSFGMQSAVPHVLKVLDRTHTPSRVPQVVRWAREAGLTVSLDLIYGTPGETLADWRHSLETALSYQPDHISAYALIVEEGTKLAAQMRRGEVPGIDDDDHADKYELADQLITEAGLGWYEVSNWARTPEQACRHNLAYWRGDDWWGIGPGAHSHMGGVRWWNVKHPSAYANRLSQGLSPAAGRETLDAETRKLEKVMLEARLQSGLEVSTLSAAGRHEVAGLIACGLVEPAAAFRGRLVLTLKGRLLADAVVRRILPD; this is translated from the coding sequence ATGCCCAGCGTCCTTCCCCTCGGCGACCCGGCGCCGTCGGACGGTCTGCTGCCTGCACAGGCAGCTGACGGTGCGGCGGGCCGGGCATTCGGCCTGTATGTCCACATTCCCTTCTGCGCCGTGCGTTGCGGATACTGCGACTTCAACACCTACACCGCCACGGAACTGGGCGGCGGCGCATCCCAGGATGCGTATGCCCAAACGGCGGTGTCGGAAGTGGCTCTGGCGGCCAGGGTGCTGACCGGTTCCGGCTTGCCGGAGCGGAAGCTCAGCACGGTTTTCTTTGGCGGTGGCACGCCCACGCTGCTGCCCGCAGACGACCTTGCGGCGATCCTGCGCGCTGCGATCGACCAGTGGGGCATTGAGGACGGTGCCGAGGTCACCACGGAAGCCAACCCGGACTCGGTCACCCCTGAGTCCCTGGCCATCCTCAAGGAAGCCGGTTTCACGCGTGTGTCCTTCGGCATGCAGTCCGCCGTTCCGCACGTCCTCAAGGTCCTGGACCGCACCCACACGCCCAGCCGGGTTCCGCAGGTGGTGCGGTGGGCCCGGGAAGCCGGCCTGACTGTCAGCCTTGACCTGATCTACGGCACGCCGGGGGAGACGCTGGCCGACTGGCGCCACTCCCTGGAAACCGCCCTTTCCTACCAGCCTGACCACATCAGCGCATACGCGCTGATCGTCGAGGAGGGCACCAAGCTGGCAGCCCAGATGCGCCGTGGCGAGGTCCCGGGAATTGACGACGACGACCACGCCGACAAGTACGAGCTCGCCGACCAGCTCATCACCGAAGCGGGGCTCGGCTGGTATGAGGTCAGCAACTGGGCGCGCACTCCGGAGCAGGCGTGCCGGCACAACCTCGCCTACTGGCGGGGAGACGACTGGTGGGGGATCGGGCCCGGCGCCCACTCCCACATGGGCGGGGTCCGCTGGTGGAACGTCAAGCACCCATCCGCCTACGCCAACCGGCTGTCGCAGGGGCTGTCGCCGGCTGCCGGCAGGGAAACCCTGGACGCAGAAACCAGGAAACTGGAAAAAGTCATGCTCGAGGCACGCCTGCAGTCGGGACTCGAGGTGTCAACGCTCAGCGCTGCGGGGCGGCACGAGGTGGCCGGGCTGATCGCGTGCGGCCTGGTGGAGCCCGCGGCCGCTTTCCGGGGACGCCTGGTCCTGACCCTCAAGGGCAGGCTGCTGGCAGACGCAGTGGTCCGCCGCATCCTCCCGGACTGA
- a CDS encoding DUF4870 domain-containing protein — protein MAENARDHRDGQGRSEYHGVPANALPLTASEDRQWATLAHFGGILGCIPSLLIYLIFRDRGPFTAQESKEALNFSLPPTIAAVLANILVFIPYVGNIFAVIATLIWVALTCFSVAAGIHVNRGQPHRYQYNLRWIK, from the coding sequence GTGGCAGAAAACGCACGTGATCACAGGGACGGCCAGGGCCGTTCCGAGTACCATGGCGTACCCGCCAACGCCCTGCCGCTTACGGCCAGCGAAGACCGCCAATGGGCCACGCTGGCGCACTTCGGCGGGATCCTGGGGTGCATCCCCTCGCTGCTGATCTACCTGATCTTCCGCGACCGCGGGCCGTTTACCGCCCAGGAGTCCAAGGAAGCGCTGAACTTCAGCCTGCCGCCCACCATCGCCGCGGTGTTGGCCAACATCCTGGTCTTCATTCCGTACGTGGGGAACATTTTCGCGGTCATCGCCACACTGATCTGGGTGGCGCTCACGTGCTTCTCCGTGGCCGCCGGCATTCACGTCAACCGCGGCCAGCCGCACCGCTACCAGTACAACCTGCGCTGGATTAAGTAG
- a CDS encoding DUF3097 domain-containing protein has protein sequence MDYQNWGPRGISAPTRAELPEVAVERGMVLEEVQSGWVGAVTRVEKSGGMHVVALEDRRGKSRSFKLGFGFLLEGQPIRLMPPAPKAAVGLPAGRTASGSVRVSGQRAQVAKASRIWVEGKHDAELVEKVWGDDLRVEGIVVEPLHGIDDLAAAVAEFRPGPGRRLGVLVDHLVPDSKESRIADAVMASPGAAGNVLIVGHPYVDVWQAIRPAVLGIEKWPAIPRGQDWKTGILKAFGWPHATKEDIGLGWQKLLGAVRTYADLEASLLGRVEEVIDFLTVP, from the coding sequence ATGGATTACCAGAACTGGGGCCCCCGGGGCATTTCCGCTCCCACACGGGCGGAGCTGCCCGAGGTCGCCGTGGAGCGCGGCATGGTGCTTGAGGAAGTACAGTCCGGCTGGGTGGGCGCCGTGACCCGTGTGGAGAAGTCCGGCGGAATGCACGTCGTGGCACTGGAGGACCGCCGCGGAAAGTCCCGGTCCTTCAAGCTTGGGTTCGGTTTCCTCCTTGAGGGCCAGCCCATCCGATTGATGCCGCCGGCGCCCAAAGCCGCCGTCGGTCTTCCCGCCGGCAGGACCGCCTCCGGTTCGGTGCGCGTCTCGGGCCAGCGCGCCCAGGTTGCCAAGGCAAGCCGGATCTGGGTGGAAGGCAAGCACGACGCCGAACTGGTGGAAAAAGTCTGGGGAGACGACCTGCGCGTGGAAGGCATCGTCGTCGAGCCCCTCCACGGCATCGACGACCTGGCCGCTGCCGTCGCAGAGTTCAGGCCCGGCCCGGGCCGCCGCCTCGGCGTGCTGGTGGACCACCTGGTTCCCGATTCAAAGGAATCCCGGATCGCCGACGCCGTCATGGCGTCCCCGGGCGCGGCCGGAAACGTCCTGATCGTCGGGCACCCCTACGTGGACGTCTGGCAGGCGATCCGCCCTGCAGTCCTGGGCATCGAAAAATGGCCCGCTATCCCCCGCGGGCAGGACTGGAAGACCGGGATCCTCAAAGCCTTCGGCTGGCCCCACGCCACAAAGGAAGACATCGGCCTCGGATGGCAGAAGCTGCTGGGCGCCGTACGCACGTACGCGGACCTCGAAGCGTCCCTGCTGGGCCGGGTTGAGGAAGTCATCGATTTCCTCACCGTGCCCTGA